From Bacteroidota bacterium:
AACTAAAATCACTTCCTTAATAGCTTCTTTACCAATGGCTTCGTTGAGGTGTGTTCTGATTTTATCTTTGGCGAAAATTAATTCCTGTTTTAATACAGAAGAGTTTAGCGAGATACGAAGGGTACCCCTGTACAATTCTATTGATGTGGTCTTGTTGCTTATGGCTTTACCCATAATCTCTTCCCATTTATTTCTGATTTCTACGATGTCCAGTTTTTCTTCCATTTTGTATTCGGAATAAATATTTTTCAATCCGTCTTTTAAACTGATGGGGTCTTTTTTGCGGTAGCCAAAGTTATATTTCGATTTTTTGTACATGCTTAGTTTTTTCGGTTGTATTTAGATAATACCTTATTAAAGGTTGAATATTTTATACTCTTCGTTGATCTTCTTAACTATATTTTCTGTTCGTTCGGGGTGAGTGTCCGAAATAAATATCTGCCCGAAATAATTTTGGTTGACCAGACGAATTATTTGTTCCACCCGGTTTTCGTCCAGCTTATCGAACACATCGTCCAGAAGTAAAATAGGAGTACTTTTTTTCAATCTTTTCAGGTATTCGAACTGAGCTAATTTAAGAGCTATTAAAAAAGTTTTCTGCTGGCCCTGTGAACCGAATTTTTTAATAGGATAATCACCGATCTTAAAGATTAGATCATCCTTATGAGTTCCTGCTGTTGTGTATTGAGAAGCCCTGTCTTTATCGCGGTTTTGTTTTAGCAGTTCTATAAGAGAATCCGATTCCAGTCCCGACTTATATTCTATGGTTACTGCTTCTTTGTTTTCGGATATTGAATTGTATCTGTCCAAAAAAGTAGGCAGCATATCGTTTATAAATTCTTTTCTTTTTTGATAAATATTTTGGGCCAGCCCGTTCATTATTTCATCGTAAATAACCAGACTGTTTTCGTCCCAGACTCTGTTTATGGCAAAGTATTTAAGCAGAGCATTTCGCTGACTCAGCTGTTTGTTGTAATCTAATAAGTTGCTTAAGTATTGAGAATCGAACTGCGAAATTACGCCATCGATAAATTTTCTCCTGACATCGCTTCCTTCCGAGATTAAATCTCTGTCGGAGGGAGATATTATTACCAGTGGGAACTCACCGATGTGATCCTGGAGTTTTGGATATAATTTAGAATTGCGTTTTATCGCTTTTTTCTGTCCTTTTTGCACACCGCAAAACAAATGTTCTTCTCTGTTGTTTTTTTCAAATACACCTTCGATTACAAAAAATGATTCTCCGTGACGGATATTTTGACTGTCGACAGTATTGAAATAGCTTTTGGTAAAGGACAGATAGTATATAGAATCCAGAACATTTGTTTTTCCTATTC
This genomic window contains:
- a CDS encoding DUF721 domain-containing protein, which translates into the protein MYKKSKYNFGYRKKDPISLKDGLKNIYSEYKMEEKLDIVEIRNKWEEIMGKAISNKTTSIELYRGTLRISLNSSVLKQELIFAKDKIRTHLNEAIGKEAIKEVILV
- a CDS encoding DNA replication/repair protein RecF, with product MHLKNLSLINYKNFKTVQFDLSPQINCFVGNNGIGKTNVLDSIYYLSFTKSYFNTVDSQNIRHGESFFVIEGVFEKNNREEHLFCGVQKGQKKAIKRNSKLYPKLQDHIGEFPLVIISPSDRDLISEGSDVRRKFIDGVISQFDSQYLSNLLDYNKQLSQRNALLKYFAINRVWDENSLVIYDEIMNGLAQNIYQKRKEFINDMLPTFLDRYNSISENKEAVTIEYKSGLESDSLIELLKQNRDKDRASQYTTAGTHKDDLIFKIGDYPIKKFGSQGQQKTFLIALKLAQFEYLKRLKKSTPILLLDDVFDKLDENRVEQIIRLVNQNYFGQIFISDTHPERTENIVKKINEEYKIFNL